A single region of the Hypanus sabinus isolate sHypSab1 chromosome 21, sHypSab1.hap1, whole genome shotgun sequence genome encodes:
- the gdpgp1 gene encoding GDP-D-glucose phosphorylase 1, translating into MGEEEQERPGPGPGPEPEPAFVYTERELLRSGIRWDGARPESRLDKALRSAWERRMRAGCFRYRLWGPELPVRELPGRCRLLAQLNVRRATERRKPQEILSVRQPFDPQRFNFSRVPRRELLFRLRRSQSPEAGDAEPAGGDAEALLIINVSPLAYGHVLLLPEPELLLPQAQTRAAVLQALELVFLSSEPAFRVGFNSLGAFASVNHLHLHGFYLPHRLQVESVPTEPLGEAGVGARLHRLCGHYTRGLVLYSDGRARDRAQAADALLAVSDLLLRRSLAHNLLVSRGCPLGRRPPEPESRDGVRLIVWPRTPCFGAKDESAFNVAVCELAGFLPVKTARHFESLTEESALRTIGEQQLPAEHFQRLCAEIAALPLP; encoded by the coding sequence ATGGGAGAGGAAGAGCAGGAAAGACCGGGGCCGGGGCCGGGGCCTGAGCCGGAGCCCGCCTTCGTCTACACGGAGCGAGAGCTGCTGCGGAGTGGCATCCGCTGGGATGGAGCGCGGCCCGAGTCCCGCCTGGACAAGGCGCTGCGCTCGGCCTGGGAGCGGAGGATGCGGGCCGGCTGCTTCCGTTACCGGCTGTGGGGGCCCGAGCTGCCGGTCCGGGAGCTGCCGGGGAGGTGCCGCCTGCTGGCGCAGCTCAACGTCCGGCGGGCCACCGAGCGCCGCAAGCCGCAGGAGATCCTCAGCGTGCGGCAGCCCTTCGACCCGCAGCGCTTCAACTTCAGCCGCGTCCCGCGCCGGGAGCTCCTCTTCCGGCTGCGCCGGAGCCAGAGTCCCGAGGCCGGAGATGCCGAGCCGGCGGGCGGGGATGCGGAGGCCCTGTTGATAATCAACGTCAGCCCCCTGGCCTACGGCCATGTCCTGCTGCTACCCGAGCCCGAGCTGCTGCTGCCGCAGGCCCAGACTCGAGCCGCGGTGCTCCAGGCCCTCGAGCTGGTCTTCCTGAGCTCCGAGCCCGCCTTCCGGGTCGGCTTCAACAGCCTGGGCGCCTTCGCCTCCGTCAACCACCTGCACCTGCACGGCTTCTACCTGCCGCACCGGCTGCAGGTGGAGTCCGTGCCCACCGAGCCGCTGGGCGAGGCCGGAGTCGGGGCCCGGCTCCACCGGCTGTGCGGCCACTACACCCGGGGCCTGGTGCTTTACTCGGACGGCCGAGCCCGCGACCGGGCCCAGGCGGCGGACGCGCTGCTCGCCGTCAGCGACCTGCTGCTGCGCCGCTCGCTCGCCCACAACCTGCTGGTGAGCCGCGGCTGCCCGCTGGGGCGCCGGCCGCCCGAGCCCGAGAGCCGGGACGGCGTGCGGCTCATCGTGTGGCCGCGCACACCCTGCTTCGGTGCCAAGGACGAGTCGGCCTTCAACGTGGCCGTCTGCGAGCTGGCCGGCTTCCTGCCCGTCAAGACGGCCCGGCACTTCGAGAGCCTGACCGAGGAGTCGGCGCTGCGGACCATCGGCGAGCAGCAGCTGCCCGCCGAGCACTTCCAACGGCTCTGCGCCGAGATAGCGGCGCTGCCGCTGCCCTGA